A single genomic interval of Oceanivirga salmonicida harbors:
- a CDS encoding TrmB family transcriptional regulator has protein sequence MDIVEKLKKVGFTDGMALVYIELLKKPGLNGTQIFKNLNLPRTSVYNALEQLEQDGIISLIPTESDKKNYNPIPPHDIVKNIKNMYSDILSSIGVELESIYKPESFSEVYNITGIENIYYKINDMIEIAKEKIVISGDIDENRLILNTNLNIGRKNETNEEEMYIIIDDKEVLVARLNENYAVGIYTKNSIIISRYI, from the coding sequence ATGGATATAGTTGAAAAATTAAAAAAAGTTGGTTTTACAGATGGAATGGCACTAGTATATATAGAACTTTTAAAAAAACCAGGTTTAAACGGAACACAGATATTTAAAAACTTAAATTTACCTAGAACTAGTGTATATAATGCTTTGGAGCAATTAGAACAAGATGGTATTATAAGTTTAATTCCAACAGAGAGCGATAAAAAAAACTATAATCCAATACCACCACATGATATAGTAAAAAATATAAAAAATATGTATAGTGATATTTTATCAAGTATAGGTGTGGAATTAGAAAGTATATATAAGCCTGAAAGTTTTAGTGAAGTGTATAATATAACAGGAATAGAAAATATCTATTATAAAATAAATGATATGATAGAAATAGCAAAAGAAAAAATTGTAATTTCTGGCGATATAGATGAAAATAGATTGATATTAAATACGAATTTAAATATTGGAAGAAAAAATGAAACCAATGAAGAAGAAATGTATATAATAATAGATGATAAAGAAGTTTTAGTAGCAAGACTAAATGAAAATTATGCAGTGGGTATATATACTAAAAATAGTATAATAATATCAAGATATATTTAA